A genomic window from Gossypium hirsutum isolate 1008001.06 chromosome D10, Gossypium_hirsutum_v2.1, whole genome shotgun sequence includes:
- the LOC107935331 gene encoding NAC domain-containing protein 1-like, with protein sequence MSDNQVFMDPFMLMEEKDEACLRSIPPGYRFKPRDDEIINFYLRPKIFGLPLPPNRIKEVFLYNYDPQTLTAMSNNALSNGVGNEYYFFTPRDRKYANGSRPARNAGNGYWKATGADKLICRKGKKIGLKKSLVFYQGKPPKGVKTNWLMHEYVLTDAPIRKRLGNEDMRLDDWVLCRVYKNPRVKS encoded by the exons ATGTCAGATAATCAAGTTTTCATGGATCCATTCATGTTGATGGAAGAAAAAGACGAAGCTTGCCTTAGATCAATTCCTCCTGGTTATAGATTCAAACCGAGGGATGACGAGATTATTAATTTTTACTTGAGACCCAAAATCTTTGGTTTGCCTTTGCCACCCAACAGAATCAAAGAGGTTTTTCTCTACAACTACGATCCCCAAACACTTACAG CGATGAGCAACAATGCACTCTCAAATGGGGTTGGAAACGAATATTATTTCTTCACGCCAAGAGATCGAAAATACGCAAATGGTTCGAGGCCGGCGAGGAATGCCGGTAACGGGTATTGGAAAGCAACCGGAGCTGATAAGTTGATCTGTCGTAAAGGAAAGAAGATTGGATTGAAGAAGAGTTTAGTCTTTTACCAAGGGAAACCACCAAAAGGTGTTAAAACCAATTGGCTCATGCATGAATACGTATTAACCGATGCTCCGATTAGAAAAAGACTCGGCAATGAAGACATGCGG cTTGATGATTGGGTATTGTGTAGGGTATATAAGAACCCTAGGGTAAAAAGCTAG
- the LOC107935299 gene encoding NAC transcription factor 32-like, producing the protein MENSMLKRLREEEDEEYFRKLPAGHRFKPTDQELTDYYLRRKISGLPLPPNKIREVNFYSHDPETLTAMNNKESSNEVEKEWYYFTPRERKYTNGSRPARKAGNGYWKAAGADKVVLLKGKKIGSKKTLVFHEGKPPSGSKTNWIMHEYVSSHAPVRVRHGKEDMKLDNWVLCKLYKNSREEKQKHRTPQEGNGLEWQEKVEADIAAIVPNKMAAAVSEPINMVAPPAYHQYEQLDVEPFNMNFEQDTNWIPEQDNPIPLVGENSNYYMFDNNPTLGGGF; encoded by the exons ATGGAGAATTCAATGTTGAAGAGGCtgagagaagaagaagatgaagaatatTTCAGAAAGCTCCCGGCTGGTCATAGATTCAAACCAACCGACCAGGAGCTTACGGATTATTACTTAAGACGAAAAATTTCGGGTCTTCCATTGCCGCCCAATAAAATAAGAGAGGTTAATTTCTACAGTCATGATCCTGAAACTCTTACAG CCATGAACAATAAGGAATCGTCGAATGAAGTCGAAAAAGAATGGTATTATTTTACGCCACGAGAACGGAAATACACAAATGGATCAAGGCCGGCGAGGAAAGCCGGTAACGGATACTGGAAAGCGGCCGGAGCCGATAAGGTGGTCCTTCTTAAAGGAAAGAAGATCGGATCTAAAAAGACTTTAGTCTTTCACGAAGGGAAACCACCGAGTGGGTCTAAAACAAATTGGATTATGCATGAATATGTATCAAGCCATGCTCCTGTTAGAGTAAGACATGGCAAGGAAGACATGAAG cTCGATAATTGGGTCTTGtgtaaattatataaaaactcAAGGGAAGAAAAGCAAAAACATAGAACCCCACAAGAAGGGAACGGTCTTGAATGGCAAGAGAAAGTTGAAGCTGATATAGCTGCAATTGTACCTAACAAAATGGCTGCTGCTGTTAGTGAACCCATTAATATGGTTGCACCACCTGCTTATCATCAATATGAACAACTTGACGTTGAACCATTTAACATGAATTTTGAACAAGACACTAATTGGATACCTGAACAAGACAATCCAATTCCTCTTGTCGGTGAAAACAgtaattattatatgtttgataatAATCCAACACTTGGAGGAGGTTTCTAG
- the LOC121222138 gene encoding uncharacterized protein produces the protein MTSVEVSFHASRAAAIVAMQAFDLWEVVNTDVEPAPLRANPTVAQIRQHADERTKRHKAMSCIQNCVSDVIFTRIMACETPKQAWDKLKEEFQGTERTRQLQLLNLIRDFENLKMKKEETVKQYADRIMVMVNSIRLIGEQFNEARIVEKVLSTLPERSKGELAGSKSTKNVLFKPRPERPRAPMPTKAKRHYKRPGHSEEKCWFRLDALCQHCKKRGHVERACKNKGRPRQIQSQQKNVEARVAKDNSDHEEQVFTVSCSATQKKGSKGWLLDSGCTNHMSPAVTIFKTLDRSCKTKVKVGNG, from the exons ATGACTTCTGTTGAAGTTAGTTTCCATGCTTCACGTGCAGCAGCAATCGTGGCCATGCAG GCCtttgatctgtgggaagttgtaAACACCGATGTTGAGCCAGCACCACTTAGAGCCAATCCCACAGTGGCTCAAATCAGacaacatgctgatgagaggactaaaaggcacaaagccatgtcctgtATTCAAAActgtgtgtcagatgtcatcttcaccagaatTATGGCTTGTGAGACACCAAAGCAAGCTTGGGACAAGCTTAAAGAAGAGTTCCAAGGcacagagaggacaaggcagctGCAGCTGTTGAATTTGATAAGAGATTTTGAAAACTTGaagatgaagaaagaagaaaCAGTAAAGCAGTATGCAGATAGGATCATGGTAATGGTCAATAGCATAAGGCTCATTGGTGAGCAGTTCAATGAAGCAAGGATAGTTGAGAAAGTCCTCTCTACCTTAcctgagag GAGCAAAGGAGAGCTAGCAGGGTCGAAGAGCACCAAGAATGTGCTTTTCAAGCCAAGGCCAGAGAGGCCTCGAGCACCAATGCCTACAAAGGCAAAAAG GCACTACAAAAGGCCTGGTCATTCGGAAGAAAAATGCTGGTTTAGACTAGATGCATTATGTCAACATTGCAAGAAGAGAGGGCATGTTGAAAGGGCCTGCAAAAATAAGGGCAGACCTAGGCAGATTCAATCACAACAGAAAAATGTAGAAGCTCGAGTGGCTAAAGACAATAGTGACCATGAAGAGCAGGTCTTTACTGTGTCATGCTCAGCTACTCAGAAAAAGGGCTCAAAAGGTTGGCTattggacagtggttgcactaaccacatgtcaccagctGTAACCATTTTCAAAACCTTAGACAGAAGCTGCAAGACCAAAGTGAAGGTTGGAAATGGTTAG
- the LOC107935316 gene encoding ras-related protein Rab2BV produces the protein MAYKVDHEYDYLFKIVLIGDSGVGKSNILSRFTRNEFCLESKSTIGVEFATRTLQVEGKTVKAQIWDTAGQERYRAITSAYYRGAVGALLVYDITKRQTFDNVLRWLRELRDHADSNIVIMMAGNKSDLNHLRAVSQEDAQGLAEREGLAFLETSALEAINIEKAFQTILLDIYQIISKKALAAQQAASSVPQGTTINVNNMSDSGTKGACCSS, from the exons atggcATATAAAGTGGATCATGAATACGATTATCTATTTAAGATTGTATTGATCGGAGATTCAGGCGTCGGAAAATCTAACATTCTTTCGAGATTTACAAGAAATGAGTTTTGCTTGGAATCTAAATCTACCATCGGTGTTGAATTTGCAACAAGAACTCTTCAG GTAGAAGGGAAGACAGTTAAGGCACAAATATGGGACACAGCAGGCCAAGAACGGTACCGAGCCATTACAAGTGCTTACTATAGAGGTGCCGTTGGGGCACTTCTAGTTTACGACATAACCAAAAGGCAAACCTTCGACAATGTCCTAAGATGGTTACGTGAACTAAGAGACCATGCCGATTCGAACATCGTCATCATGATGGCCGGTAACAAATCCGATTTAAACCATCTCCGAGCTGTCTCACAAGAAGATGCTCAAGGCTTAGCTGAAAGAGAAGGGCTTGCATTCCTCGAGACATCAGCATTAGAAGCAATCAACATCGAGAAAGCATTTCAGACAATTTTGTTGgatatttatcaaattataagCAAAAAGGCATTGGCTGCACAACAAGCAGCTTCTAGTGTTCCTCAAGGGACAACTATTAATGTTAACAATATGTCGGACAGTGGAACTAAAGGAGCTTGTTGTTCTTCTTAA
- the LOC107935330 gene encoding NAC transcription factor 29: MSDNQVFMDPVMLMEEKDEACLRSIPPGYRFKPRDDEIINFYLRPKIFGLPLPPNRIKEVLLYNYDPQTLTAMSNNALSNGVGNEYYFFTPRDRKYANGSRPARNAGNGYWKATGADKLICRKGKKIGLKKSLVFYQGKPPKGVKTNWLMHEYVLTDAPIRKRLGNEDMRLDDWVLCRVYKNPRVKKLEHETLEDGNQEEADTATTVAYDGAQMVQQEGHQVECEAEADRSAIPPYNGIQMVENGIAFAPLYEPINTSSQMLEHGIAPLYEPINTSSQMLENGIAFAPLYEPINVQMPQGTSSWFPEQVYSTPYFNQYGDYTFEHPTLEGFNMPDCGVSDPALFQINMQQHFSSDFDLDQLNQDPHSGLPPPL; the protein is encoded by the exons ATGTCAGATAATCAAGTTTTCATGGATCCAGTCATGTTGATGGAAGAAAAAGACGAAGCTTGCCTTAGATCAATTCCTCCTGGTTATAGATTCAAACCGAGGGATGACGAGATTATTAATTTTTACTTGAGACCCAAAATCTTTGGATTGCCTTTGCCACCCAACAGAATCAAAGAGGTTTTACTCTACAACTATGATCCCCAAACTCTTACAG CGATGAGCAACAATGCACTCTCAAATGGGGTTGGAAACGAATATTATTTCTTCACGCCAAGAGATCGAAAATACGCAAATGGTTCGAGGCCGGCGAGGAATGCCGGTAACGGGTATTGGAAAGCAACCGGAGCTGATAAGTTGATCTGTCGTAAAGGAAAGAAGATTGGATTGAAGAAGAGTTTAGTCTTTTACCAAGGGAAACCACCAAAAGGTGTTAAAACCAATTGGCTCATGCATGAATACGTATTAACCGATGCTCCGATTAGAAAAAGACTCGGCAACGAAGACATGCGG cTTGATGATTGGGTATTATGTAGGGTATATAAGAACCCTAGGGTAAAAAAGCTAGAACATGAAACCTTAGAAGATGGTAATCAAGAGGAAGCCGATACAGCTACAACTGTAGCTTATGATGGAGcccaaatggttcaacaagaaGGTCATCAAGTGGAATGTGAAGCTGAAGCTGATAGAAGTGCAATTCCACCATACAATGGAATTCAAATGGTTGAAAATGGGATTGCATTTGCACCTCTTTATGAACCCATAAATACTAGTTCCCAAATGCTTGAACATGGGATTGCACCTCTTTATGAACCCATAAATACTAGTTCCCAGATGCTTGAAAATGGGATTGCGTTTGCACCTCTTTATGAACCCATTAATGTACAAATGCCACAGGGAACTAGTTCTTGGTTTCCAGAACAAGTTTATTCAACGCCATATTTCAACCAATATGGTGATTATACGTTTGAACATCCTACACTTGAAGGGTTCAATATGCCAGATTGTGGTGTTTCTGACCCAGCACTTTTCCAGATTAACATGCAGCAGCACTTTTCAAGTGATTTTGATCTTGATCAGTTGAATCAAGATCCTCACTCTGGGTTGCCACCACCATTATAA
- the LOC121222139 gene encoding uncharacterized protein, with protein MSLLFKLDSVKGVDSCVRDFRKSVIKKTIALQEMVDAIISGNQSVDSSNNAEVIDQNQGIIDSSDKSNQILEWEATEDAECVANLSESEGSFTVAVGGNEEKILESSGNESQSNWLGDEEGENRRGQSDNCSLLFSDNRRGQSENRSGNESQSNWLGVKAIDVLLHSYRWSFNAFAAKLTKDEANKLKGNEEF; from the exons ATGAGCTTGCTTTTCAAATTGGATTCTGTTAAAGGAGTGGATTCTTGTGTCAGGGATTTCAGGAAATCCGTTATTAAAAAGACGATTGCGTTACAAGAGATGGTTGACGCCATTATTTCTGGTAACCAGTCCGTGGATTCCAGCAATAATGCGGAAGTAATTGACCAAAATCAAGGTATTATCGATTCTTCAGATAAAAGTAATCAAATTTTAGAGTGGGAAGCAACAGAGGATGCTGAATGTGTGGCTAATTTGAGTGAATCGGAAGGAAGTTTTACTGTTGCAGTCGGAGGGAATGAGGAGAAGATATTGGAAAGCAGTGGGAATGAGAGTCAAAGCAATTGGTTAGGAGATGAAGAAGGTGAAAATAGAAGAGGGCAGTCTGATAATTGCTCTCTTTTGTTCTCTGATAATAGAAGAGGGCAGTCTGAAAATAGAAGTGGGAATGAGAGTCAAAGCAATTGGTTAGGAGTCAAAGCAATT GATGTTTTGCTCCATAGCTACCGTTGGAGTTTCAATGCATTTGCAGCTAAATTAACCAAAGATGAGGCAAATAAACTTAAAGGTAATgaagaattctaa